One genomic window of Metopolophium dirhodum isolate CAU chromosome 4, ASM1992520v1, whole genome shotgun sequence includes the following:
- the LOC132943823 gene encoding zinc finger BED domain-containing protein 5-like yields MNELSLSLQGRTMTIFDASHKVSAFKRKIDYWAQCTTKGKFECFPIMQAFLEENDEQASTNIVNEIIEHLKQLKNSFEQYFPADREVLLKDHEWVLNPFSVCMKPSSLSSSDYERLIDLTSDLILKSSFNSNAYAEFWLSLKDKSYEGLSEKAKTLFLPFATTYLCESGFSSYAATKTKYRNRLNVEPDLRLQLSKIKPDIAKLCQNKQPHTSH; encoded by the coding sequence ATGAACGAGCTCAGCCTTTCCTTACAAGGAAGGACTATGACAATTTTTGATGCCAGCCACAAAGTAAGTGCATTCAAAAGGAAAATTGATTATTGGGCACAGTGTACTACTAAAGGCAAATTTGAATGTTTTCCAATAATGCAAGCCTTTTTGGAAGAAAATGATGAGCAGGCTTCTACTAATATTGTCAACGAGATTATTGAGCACCTCAAACAGCTAAAAAATTCTTTTGAGCAATATTTTCCTGCAGATCGGGAAGTATTGTTGAAAGACCATGAATGGGTACTGAATCCATTCTCAGTTTGTATGAAACCTTCAAGCTTATCTTCAAGTGATTACGAAAGGTTGATCGATTTAACTTCtgacttaatattaaaatcttccTTCAACAGCAATGCGTATGCCGAATTTTGGTTAAGTTTGAAAGACAAAAGTTATGAAGGTTTAAGCGAGAAAGCGAAAACACTATTTTTACCCTTTGCCACTACTTACTTATGCGAGTCAGGATTTTCGTCATACGCTGCAACTAAAACCAAATACCGCAATCGCCTCAATGTTGAACCTGACCTCCGACtccaattatcaaaaataaaacctgACATTGCAAAACTGTGCCAAAATAAGCAGCCACATAcatcacattaa